The nucleotide sequence TGCGTGCTTTTTTGTAATATTTgcatcttgtataaatttagagagTTATGTTTGGTATATCCACGCCCTATCACACTTTCTTGGTGCTGAtgccggggagcggttagctaagttaagttgtgTATTTGgttcaagcttttagttattcgatccttttgtaaggattcgtccttacaaaagttacttttattgtcttttatttattattttgtattggaTAATCACTTGTGTTTGTGTTGTCTTTGAAGGTTAGGTCTTTTGGTGTATGAGAAGAAGATCCCAAAAGGATCAAGATTTCACACAACCATTTTCCGATCCTGAAAAACACGTACACGGGGTTTATAAGCGTAGAGAAGAACGGGATTTAAGGAAGAATTTTgaggttttgccattttgtttGATTGAAATGGACGGAGAAGAAGAGGGTAATCCTCCACCGGTTGTTAATGAAGTAGTTGTAAACGATCCAAATGACACACCGATGTGGAATGTTAGAATGGTGGCACAAACGGTTGTCCCTCCGGCTATCacaaaaccaccaattgaagcgaataattggaagatcgagggtaactttttcacaatGTTCAAGGATAGACTCTTTCGCGGGTTAATAGATGAAAACCCTTTTGATCACATTCAATACTTTAACGATATTTGTGACATCTACAAGATCAAGGATGTCACCGAAGACGCTTTTAAGCTAACGGCATTCCCCTTCACGCTTGATGGAGAAGCTAAAGCTTGGTTAAGGAACTTGCCATCGGATTCTATTAGGTCTTTTCAAGATTTAAATGAGGTATTTAACAATCACTTTTTCCCAACTTCAAAGGTGGAACGTTTGAGAATGGAAATTAATGGGTTCACGCAAAGGGGAgatgagtctttgtatgatgcgTGGGTGCGTTTCAAGAAGTTATTAAGAGCTTGCCAACCGCATGGTCTAAACAAGAAGGAGTACATCAATACGTTATACCGGGGTACCAATTTTCCAACTAAGCAATATCTTGATTCATCTTCGGATGGAGTGTTTATGTACAACTCACCCAATGCGGCCAAAAATTTACTAGAAGACATCTCGGTTAATacatatgaatgggcaccttcaccaagagaattgacgaggaagaatgtagCTCAAGTGGAGAGTGAAGTTGGGCAAGTTACCTTGGCAAGCTTGAATAATCAATTTCAATTATATGGAAAAGAGTTGAAGAAGCTACAACAAACGATCGTGGCGATGCAAGTCGGTTGTCAAAGGTGTGAAGGACCGTACCTCACCAAAACTTGTCCCCAAGTTAATCAATGTAATCACATTGACTTGAATGACATTCCTATGAATTCGGATGCTCACGTGAACTTTGTGAGTAACTAAAACTTTCAAAGAGGAGGAACTTCAAACCAAGGCATCAATTCTTTCCAATCGAACAATAGCTACTACAACCCTAACCAAAAACAAGTGTCATTTAATACCCAAACCAACACACCTCCCGGATTCTCcaaccaaaaccgaaaccaaggcTATAACTCCAACTACAACCAAAACTGACAAAACAACTTTCAATCCCACAACCAACAAAATTACAACAATCAATCTTACAACAACCATTCCAACCCAAATTACCAAAGAAATCAAGGTTACcaaaaccaaggttatagtcaaccacaaaataaccaaggttacattcAACAAAACCAACAAAGTCAACAAAATAACCAACCTTCCCAACCTTCTAAAGGACTAGAAGAGCTTATGCAAACTTATATCAAGAAGGCAGAATCCACCGAAGCATTTTTGTTAAAGGAAACGAGTTCTTAAAGCAAAAACTTAAGCAACAACAAGCCTCATTCCAAACTCTTGAGAGCACCGTTGGGAGACTTTCAAGCTATGTTGCCGAATGACCTCAAGGAACTTTTCCATCCAACACTCAAGTTAACCCAAGCACTTACAATAATAATCGTcaacaaaaccaaaaccaaaacaacaacaacaacactacaAGGGTCATTCCTATTGAAAGCAACAACAACCAAAACCCTAGCTACCCAAAACGAAATGAAAATGTCAATGCCATAACCAATCGAAGCGGTCTAACCACTCAAGGAGTTGAAGAACCACAACCACAACCTTTTATCACCCAAGAACCACTACCAAGCTTCATTGAGGACAAAATCGGGGTTAGTAATGAGAAGGGTAAAGAAAAGGTTGATGCAACCGGGGTCAATGCTAATGATGCAAAGGGTAAAGATGAAAAGGGTAAGGATAATGGTAAAG is from Rutidosis leptorrhynchoides isolate AG116_Rl617_1_P2 chromosome 10, CSIRO_AGI_Rlap_v1, whole genome shotgun sequence and encodes:
- the LOC139870446 gene encoding uncharacterized protein, whose protein sequence is MRRRSQKDQDFTQPFSDPEKHVHGVYKRREERDLRKNFEVLPFCLIEMDGEEEGNPPPVVNEVVVNDPNDTPMWNVRMVAQTDRLFRGLIDENPFDHIQYFNDICDIYKIKDVTEDAFKLTAFPFTLDGEAKAWLRNLPSDSIRSFQDLNEVFNNHFFPTSKVERLRMEINGFTQRGDESLYDAWVRFKKLLRACQPHGLNKKEYINTLYRGTNFPTKQYLDSSSDGVFMYNSPNAAKNLLEDISVNTYEWAPSPRELTRKNVAQVESEVGQVTLASLNNQFQLYGKELKKLQQTIVAMQVGCQRCEGPYLTKTCPQVNQCNHIDLNDIPMNSDAHVNFVRTFPSNTQVNPSTYNNNRQQNQNQNNNNNTTRVIPIESNNNQNPSYPKRNENVNAITNRSGLTTQGVEEPQPQPFITQEPLPSFIEDKIGVSNEKGKEKVDATGVNANDAKGKDEKGKDNGKEPLKVTRPVPYPNALRKDKLAAQYKKFQEIMKNVSVNLPITDVLKGMPNYGRFIKELISQRGKYHDETSFFIEEECNKILTSRPRIPKKLGDSGKFVFPCKFSESEVFNALADLGASINDVVRALSINLMPHSLYERLGLGPLKPTRIRIRLANHSFDTAIGIAEDILVSIDSLVFPVDFVIMEMKEDLQVPLILGRPFLATADTIILVQRNQLNIGVGEECMTINIREAMRQPSNTDDDECYAIDHIDIYVHDELEKLLKVDTSEFDQTFDNEIVDLEADFRELMNCDLVDETIREDIFESIPHEDRFQIKSSWE